From Balearica regulorum gibbericeps isolate bBalReg1 chromosome 28, bBalReg1.pri, whole genome shotgun sequence:
agtttgcTGGCTGGCTGCCATAAAACTACCTCACCTCGCTGGGGAAGTCATCAGATATTGAAGCGAGGCCCCAGAAATGTCCATCCTTGGGTGGCCAGCGACTCTGGCTGCCCCGCTGTGTCCCAGGGCAGAGCCGTGCTGCGGTGAACGGGGGGAACAGGGAAGGACTGAGCCCtcggggggctgcggcgggtCCTTCTGCACCCTTGTCCTTTGGGTGGAGCAGGTGGGTTTAAGCCgagctctgccccagccttACCTGCCCCTGCAGCTCGTCGTCCTTTGGAGCTGGGGAGCGAAGCTGCCCGTGAAATGACGTTGCTGGAAGCACAAGCAGGCGGGGAGGAACCGGCTCTGAACCTGGTGTCCGGAGCTGCTGAGATTATGCCAGAGGGTTAGACGCTAAGCAAAAAGATAAGATGCGCCTAATTCCCCCTCCAAGTTCGTTACTCCTGTTCTCCAGATCCAGGCCTCGTGCTACGAGCAAGTTTTGTCGCCCACGCCTGGCGTGGTGAGCAGCTGATCTGTGCGGCTGCAGAGAGGAGGGTGAAAAGCCAAGGTCTTGGCCGTGCTCCGTCTGGGGAGCAGCGTGACGACAGACCCAGAGCTGAACCTCGGAGGAACTCGCCTTGCCCCCGCCCCGGAGCCGGCTCTGACTCATTTTCTACGTGATGGTGCAAACCCGTGTTGCGTCAGCGCGAGGCTGACGGGGCGGCAGCGTGCCGGCTTCCCGGCGCGGCTTTGGTTTTGGCAGCTGTGCGTCGCACCGCAGCCGGGAGGAATCAGCGGAATCCCGGTGTGGGTGACCTCCGGAGGTCGGAGTCCCTGTTGATACTGGCACCTGCGGTGGGTTCGGCTTAGACACTGCCAACGCCGCGCGTTGTCCTCAGGAAGACCAAAGCTTTCACAGGCCGAGCTGTGGGTTTGCCTGGAGAGTTCGGATACGGCAGCCCCGGCTTTCTTACCCTGTGCTGGTTCACGCCGGCGTGCCCGTCTCTGCGGGGAggctgctgcaggtgctgccCCGAGCGCAGCTCTTTCTGCGCCAGCGTCGCGGGTATTTTTCGGTACGCTTTGCAAGCCGGGTTCTTACCTCCTTGTTGGAAGGTTTGTTCCTTCATTAGACGTGTTAATGCACTGACACCTCCTAAATTCACCGAAGGGCTTTGGTTTAACGGCAGGTTGTGCTGAGCTGCGTGATGCCTGGGGGGTCTCCAGCTCCTGTAGTTAACAGTTGCGATTCTCAGAGATGGCATTTTTGGATAAAGTTGgtaaatcactttttaaaggTTTCCAGCGGGATCAAAGTCCTAATGGCATCGCAGGTGCCACATGTGAAGCTGTTGGGGAGCAGAGGCTGCGCACGGCGAAGGAGAGAGCACACTCCTGTGCCGGACACGTTGTGTGAGACCTCAGAAACTGGGGGAATCGAgactttcaaatgaaaatttggaGCTTGGGTCCTCAATCGCAGAGGAATTTCAAAACTCTGCCCTCAGTCATTGTAAACTGGCATGGCGTTAGCAGAATAGGCTCTGCTTGAAAACGCACCAGGGCCGGGGTCCAGCCCCGGCTcggctgcaggagctggaggaggagcagccCAAATCGTCGTTTGCGTTATGGCAGAGGACGTATGGATGCTACGGGCAGGCGAACTTCTAAAATCGTGTTTATTTTAATGGGAGTTGAACTGGGCAAAGCGCATCCGTTGGATGTGTTTTGGAGGCGATGACTCTTGTTCTGCCTACGAGAAAAGGTGATAAGACggtgtttttaaaagcttttcagcttATATCCCGACAGCACCGTCCTACAACCTGCTGCCGTTGCTGATCTCCTGGTTagagatttttttgtctttacaaAAACCAGGAAACTCTGAGTCCGAAATACCTTGATTTAAGATCCAAGAATGAGTCTGATGCCCGGGAGGAAGGCAGAGACGTGAGCCCATAGCAGCCTCTGGGCTccagatgttttttttcttggtgagCCTTGCGGGGTCTCAGCACCGTTAGCGTTTTCATGTGGTCATGCAGAAGCGATTAATTTAAACGGTGTTATTTCTTACGGTGAGACTAAGCCTGGTGGAATTAGCGTATCCCTGTAATTAACATACTAAACCCAGAcccatttgtttcttttggggaagagaattttaaaaccaATTACACACCAGTCTCAGGGGTGCAAAGCtccattttatctctttttttggcATGAAAAGAATGGATTTATGGGCTCTAAGTGCAGCGATGCAGGAGTTGTGGGACGGTGGGGGCGGAGATGGGAATGGCTGTAGGGTGGAGGCGCAGGGTGGCTCTCGGGGGCTGCGGGGGAACGTGGCCGATGGTTTGTGCTCGTGGTACGAAAGGTTTGCTTGGCTGCGCAGGGATGCCGCTTCATAAAATAACCCCTCTGCTGATGAAAACTGTCCCGTCAACTTGAAAATAGTTTAATTGTTggattcttttaaatttttaggaCTGTTTCCATGGGGTTAATTTTATCTGCTGAAATTAGGGGCTAAATTAGAGTCCGGGGGGGGAAAGTGGTTTTGTTGATGGAGAGAGTCTGGTCTCGGGGCAGACGCCAGCAcgagcatccctgcctgccctaGCAGCTCCCGTCTGTGCAGCTGACCTGAGGCAAGAAGGTCAGAGCCGAAACCTTAGTTACACTTCTGGGGTAGAGgagtattttaaaggaaataaatgggGAAAATCCACGGGGGTTTTACGGGCATTTGCCGATTCAGGATCTGCTGATGAGCCGGGAGCCCTGCTCCCTGTTCGGTGCCACCACGCGTGGCCTCGGCCGGAGGAGGCTCCGGTTGAGATCGGTGAAATTGTTGTCGCGTTACTCTGGAAGCAGCACGTGCCGGTTTAGGTGCCGCTTCCTGTCCAAGGCAGCAAAATTgtgatggggtggggggggtggggaaaataaattaaatgaaaagtgaTCGTTGTGAACCTGGAGCTAAactattgctttttctccccctctccctccttcctctctctccttttaaaCAAACACCACCCCCAAAACTGCCAACAAACCCCCTTTCCTCCGTTTCCCAGGAGCTCTCCTCGAGTACGGAAAGTCTCGATAAGTCATTCTCTCCCGTAAGTGGCCCGTTTCGTTCCCGCGCCCGGGCTGCCTGCCTTCCCCGCGACAGCAGCATTTCCTCTCTGCCACGAAAATACTAAACCCCGGCACCCGGCGATGCACCGCAAGCGGCTCTGGTCCCCAGCCGTCCCCCCCGATGTCTGCACCGCTTGAGCCCCCGGCGAGGGCAAAGCCAGCATCCCCCCCTCCGTGCCGGCCGCCTCTCGTGCCGCAGCAGCCGGGGTCGCAGCGGTGCCGGCTTCACCTGAACGTTTCCTGCTTGTTCAGCGAAACGCCGGCGGAAAGGGAGCTTTGGGCAAATTCGCTTGCACCGGTTTGgctaaaataaagcagaaagccCCGAGGGGCTTGGGGTGCCCCGGTGCTCATTttacacccccacccccccaaaaaaaaggcagcGAGGGGGAGAGAAACCCTCGTAGTGCCAAGGAACGGCAGAGGCAGGGGAGGGACTTGGCTGATGCTGCCCATTTCGGTCCGAGCAGTCGCTGACCTTTGCGTGGTGGCGTCCGCAGATGAAAGAGGAAATGCTGTTTCCTTGAATTTTACTTAAAAGTTCTCTGCCAGATGggatttaatttgcttttttccacgaatcattattttttttcccccttctgtgTGTTAAACTTTGGTCTTTCAATCAAAACCCAGCGTTTCCCTAATAGAGCGTTTTTCTTTCGAAATAAgccttttccattattttatttttttttaaatcagtagcATCTTCCTCATCTGTGCCATTTTCCTGCCGGTGGGTGTGTGTTCTCCATCTGGGATTCCCAGTGGGCTTCCACACGTTGAATATGTAGTCCATGATCAAAACCACTTACCCGGGCAGCGGTGCCCTGCATAGCCCCCCTCCTCCAGGATGGGTTTGTACGGTGAACTCCAGCCTTTTTAGCCTTTATAAGAGATTTTTGACACGTACGCAGCTCTTGTCCTTCTGTGCCCTCAGAGGGAAAATTTTCCCACCTTTCACGCATGGcacagtgcaggcaggaggcaggcaggagtGTTGATGCTGCAGTCACTTATAGACATAGGGCACGAGGCTTTTACCCCTAAGCTCACTCTGATGCAGgctcctccttttgtttttttaataaatctccAGCTCCACTGTTTTTAAGAGGTGCAAGGGATGGGAGGATGCTTGGGCAGCCGTGGGTGCTGGTGCTTGGGTGGGAGGTAGGGTGCCGGGCTCTGAGTCCCAGTTTGCCACCCAAATTTAGGTAAGTGGCTTTactctttccccccctcctgctccttctggCCAAGCAAAGGCAGCGACGTCTCCTCCTCCGGTGGCTTTTGGAGGCTTTGGCGTTGATAGAGCGCTTGCAGGCTCCTCGGTCCAAGGGCATCACAGAAGCATCCTCGCAGTCCTCCGGCTGCGGCGATGGTTGTTGCCATCATCTCCTCCACCTCAACCATGCCACCCGTCGTGCCGTCGCCCAGGGCTGGGCGGTAGCGAGCGCCCGTTCCTCTCCCCTGGGGCAGGAGACCTTTTGCTCCTGGCTTTGCAGACCCAGATGGTTAttgcaggagctggggctctTTGCAAGCGTTTATGCCGAATTTATAAACCCACTGCAGGCACCTGCACCCACCTGAATGGTCACGGCATTTAGAACTCGTGCCAGGTATCAGCTAGCGGCGCTGATGGTGAAATCCTCGCGGCAGGCAGCTAAGCTGAAGGGACCGGGTAGCAGCTCTGCTCCGCACCACTGAGTAGTCTCCGACTCTGAGTAGATCAGGTGGGTCCTGTGGAGTGAGCGACCGCAGGCAGCAGAAATGGGGACAGCCACAGTTTTGCTGCATAAAGCTCAGAAATGACAAATTGTGACGAGTTGAGCGGAGGAGCGCTGGGATCTCAGGGTAGGGGTAGGTACAGCAGCAGAAGACACTTTGGCAGCTGAGCCTGGAAAACATCCCAGATTAACCCTCCGCGTCTTGAGATGCTTAAACCTCACCCAGGCGTGAtggctgtgcagagctggaCGCCCTTGCCACTGCCACGTCGTGACGCCTCCGGCACCGCTCCAAAGCCGCCGGCCAAACCTGGGACATCCTCGCGCACGACCTGGACCAGGAGCAGATCTGTCGTCGTCCCTGCTCGGTCCTGGGAAGCGGTTTGAGCCTGCACAGGGAGAAAGATGCTCCTGGAGTGTGTCTTAGCAAAACATAAACACAAAGCCCTGCCTAATTTAAgagcaggaatatttttttttcatagcgctgccagtgaaatgttttgctgtagTAGAAAGTAAACGGTAGAaggtaaatatttatgttgGCTCAGAGCAACAGAAGGATCCTTCGGGTGGTCGAATGAGGGAAGAGCATCTCCGCTTGCCTTCAGGACCGTGCCGCTAATGAGCTGGGGCAaaagcagctctctgcagcccagcTTCGGCGTGACgggctttctgcagctcttcgAGCAGGCTGGGGACGGCGTTTCCTGCGATGGCTTGGGCCAGGGATGGCCCCGGTTCAGCTGCTGCCAttttccaaagctgctgctCCGTAACAGGATGCAAAACTTCCCTTGCTGAGTCCCCCGGTAACGCCAAAAACCGGAGCAGCACTTGGTGGGATGCCTTTggagtgggatggggaggacgTTTCCCGGCCACGTATTTTTGGCTGGAGGATCCGAGACCTGAAGGTTTTCAACCGGAGCACGAACATCGGAGGTGCGGAACGAGTCACGGAGGTGGCAGGATGCTCCTGGggtcagcatggcttcactcCACTCACTGCGAAACAGGGAAAAGATGCTTCAGAAGATGGTTTGGGATCCCTGGAGAAGGGGTTCAAATTCCGCCTGTGCTTGTGATACACGGACAATACAGGTCTGAACCAGGAGGACTTTGCTCGCGATCTGCTCCTGCATGTGGGCACCTTCTCGCCTGGGCACGATCCCGAATTCCCACCCAGCGACTCTTTTGGTAAATTCTTCTGCTGAGACAAGTAACGCATAGAGACCTCGGTGGGGTACGGTGCTATTGGAGTGACAGTATCAGCTACGCGCCCAACCTGGAACCCCGCATCGACCAGAGAGCAGGAGGTCCTTAGAGGAGCAGGGACATCGCAGCCGTCGGGGTTCGATGGGAGAGGACGGGAAGAGGTGTCGGAAGGAGCAGAGCATCTGTTGAATgttgttctgctttttgcagaaattGGATTAAATGCAATTGAGGGAAACGGTCCCAGAGGCCAAGGAAGGGTTGGGGTGCTGGGTGGCAGGAGCCAAGGCAGAGCAGGGTTTCCAACCCGTCAGGGGGACGGAgcatcagctgctgcagggttTGAAATATTTATCCTCTGCCTGGTAGGTGAAAGCGATATCGCTGGCTTAGATGCTGTGCAAATGCTTCCTCCTGTCCTGAGGACACCTCTGCTGTGCTCGCTACCGAGgtgggcaggagagcagagtgGAGGAAAGGCCAGGAAGGCTTTTTGGAAGGATTTTTGACGTGGACTACAGATACAAACGATTTCCCACCTGCCCCTTCCCAAAAGGGAACCATCAGACTGATCCTTCTCCTCTTTTTACCATCCCTTTATTTTGCTGTGCAGCCGTTCCCGGCTCTCCGAcgttttcctttgcttccttttctcacGCTCCGTAGCTTTTTGCATGTGCATTTCCAGCATGATTGTACAGTGAACACTTTGCAAGTTTAATTCTGCATCTTCAATGGCAAAATCAGCCACAATCGTTTGTTGTTCTGATTTATAAGCTTGAAAAAGTCGAGCAGAGAGCTCGGCTTAAGCTGTGGGGCGCGGGGTGCTCCTGGGTCCAAGGGGTTTCCCAGATCGCAGTTTGATCTTTGCAAAATGGTCGAATTGAGCCACGATCGAGGCTTCAGAGTGACgatacaacaacaacaaaaaaaacccagcgcCGAGCCGGGGCCGATTCGCGCTCCCTCTGCTGGCTGCGGGCTCCGGGCCGCCGTGGCCCTGGGGATCCAGGGGTTCTGGTAGGGATGTCGGCTCCGGAATTTTGGGGAGGAGGATTTCTGGCCAGCACAGCGGGAGGAAAATAGTGCTTTgatcctgccctgctctgcttcCGGATGATGAGTCCGGCTCTCTGGTTGCGGGAGCATCATCCAAGAGCGAGGAAGAGGGTGGGACGGGAAGAGCCTCTTTATCTGGAGTTTATCCCGGTGCTTTTAGACTGCGGAGCCAGACTGCAAAACTGCTGGCGTCTTATCAACCCGCTGCCTTTGTAACGTTCTCCCTCCACCCTCCTTCCCTAAACCTCTTTAGCCTGTCAGACTTGCCCCTGAGAGGGAATTCATCAAATCCCTGATCGCCATCGGGAAGCGCCTGGCCACCTTGCCGACCAAAGAGCAGAAGACCCAACGGCTCATTTCGGAGCTGTCGCTGCTGAACCACAAGCTGCCGGCGCGCGCCTGGCTCCCGACGGCTGGCTTCGACCATCACGTGGTGCGGGTGCCCCACACCCAGGCAGTCGTCCTCAACTCCAAGGACAAGGTACGAGTGGCTGGAGAACAGTTTTGCctcaaaaagcagatttttgtcCTTGGCGCTCCCCCCCCCGTTTGGGCATCGAGCGAAAGAAAcgctttgtgtgtgtgtgtgtgcgctcAGGGCATCGCCCGCGTCCCCAGGGTTGTGTTAACCGCTTCCAGGGCTGGGAGCGATGAGGAGAGAGATCTGtgaggcagctgggaggggaaCACCTACATCCAGGAGCAACTGTCCCCTGAAACGTGCGCTGTCGGGGCCTCTGTGAggtccagccctgccctgggggcAGTTCCCCATCTGAAAAGCACGGCTttgccccccaaaaaaccccacaaacgCTCTGCAAGAGCAGAGAGCATCATGCTGCCTCCTGTAGCTGCCTGGTACTCGCAGCGACCGTGCCCTGCTAACGCTTGGTTTTGTGTCCCCCCCAGGCTCCCTATTTAATCTACGTTGAAGTACTTGAATGTGACAATTTCGACACAGCGAATGTGCCCGCTCGGATCCCCGAGAACCGCATCCGGAGCACCCGCTCGGCCGAGAACCTCCCGGAGTGCGGGATCACGCACGAGCAGAGGACCAGCAGCTTCACCACCGTCCCCAACTACGACAACGACGACGAGGCTTGGTCCGTGGACGATATCGTGGAGCTGCAGGTGGAGGTGAGGCCGCGGGTGCCAGGCAGGGTTTGTCCCTTGCCGGTGCCGCGAGATGCTGCCGGGATCCAGCGCAGCAGCGTGGCAGGACGGGAAGGCCCTTCCAGGCAGCAGCGccttcccagctcctgcctgggaTAAAAGACGAGCGGGAATTGCGTTTCAGCAGCCACCGCATCCCACCTCTCGCACctttcccctcccagctgccGGAGATTCACACCAACAGCTGTGACAACATCTCCCAGTTCTCTGTGGACAGCATCACcagccaggagagcagggagccCGTGTTCATCGCTGCTGGAGATATCAGGTGAGGCTGGCGTGGCGAGAGCAGCCCAGGCAGTGGCTTTATTGGGGGGGACGTTACGAGTTCAGATGTATAAAGGACAGGATGCAAAATTTCTCTGCTAGAttcccagagaaaaaaacatctgcACAGGTTAAAGGGGGGGCTGTGCGAACTCTGGCAGTGGGGGTTTATGGGAGCCCTGAACAGAGGCGGGTTAGAGACGCTCTGGGCTGGTGGCATCTTTCCTGCCGGCACAGTGGGGGATGTGGCCCTGGCTTGGGCTTCGGGGTGAACCCACGAGCTTCGTAAAGTGCTTTGGATAGAAGAGGCTCTGGGTGTGCGTGGTGATGCTGCTGTCTCCCTCAACAATGGGTTTCGCTGCTTAATGGCTCCGTCTTGCAGGCGGCGGCTCTCGGAGCAGCTGGCGCACACCCCCACCTCCTTCAAGAGGGACCCCGAGGACCCGTCCGCTGTCGCCCTGAAGGAGCCCTGGCAGGAGAAAGTCAGGTAGGGCTGGAAGGGGCACGCgtgtgctgggctgggctcaGCGCCGCAGGGACTTTGTACGTCCCAGAAATCCAAGGAAGTTGCTCTGCAGTTCGCCCAGTAAATAACTGTGGCCTTGACTTTAGGCCACCCCAGGGTGGGTGTGTTGACTCGGGACGtgaggaggcagagggcagAGAGCAGTGGgtgtgctggaggagggagaaaatccAGATTTGCTGCTCTTGGGTGAGGCTTTGAGGGGCTTTACCAAGTATTTATAGGCATCCTTTACGTCAGAAGAGTTTGGCCTGTCCCAAAATAAACTCATTGGTGTTCCTGCTCCTAGTTGTGTGTCTAACCCCCAAATTTCTCCTTGAGCAAGAGGGAGGACCCTCTGGGCTCTATGAATTTGGGGGTAGTCTTGTCCACGTTGTACTGAtggaagggctgggggggctcaAGGGGAGTgatttcccttctgctgctctcGGACACAGCCTGTGGCTCCGGTGAGATTCCACCACGGTTTGCTGAGGGCTGGGTGAGCAGTCCTTGCAGTCCTGGGCCCCGGAGCTCGATCTGCTGCCATGccagctgagcagagctgtgtaTTTCCCGAGGCTTTCCTTGCCCCCAAACCCCCGATGGATCGGAGCCCTCAGGCTGACTCGCTCCCTTTCCTCACGCCCCCATCCTTGCCCGTTCCCTGCAGGAGGATCCGGGAAGGGTCCCCCTACGGCCACCTGCCCTCCTGGCGCCTCCTCTCCGTCATCGTCAAGTGCGGGGACGACCTCCGGCAGGAGCTGCTCGCCTTCCAGGTCCTCAAGCAGCTGCAGGtgagaggggagaggggctgcccaTGGGGGCCGTGGCAGCGTGGGGCCACCCTGGACCCTGAGGGATTTTCTCGCTCTCCCACAGTCCATCTGGGAACAGGAACGTGTCCCGCTCTGGATCAAGCCATACAAAATCCTCGTCATCTCCGCCGACAGTGGCATGATTGAGCCGGTCGTGAATGCTGTGTCCATCCACCAAATCAAGAAGCAATCCCTGCTTTCGCTGCTGGATTATTTCCTGCAAGAACATGGCAATTACAATACCGAATCCTTCCTGACGGCCCAGAGGAATTttgtgcagagctgtgctggttACTGCCTGGTGTGCTACCTGCTGCAGGTCAAGGACAGGTGGGTCCCTGCGCCATAGCGGTGTCTTCTACCGGGATTCGTCGTTGTGTCCCCGGATACGGCAGGGAAATCCTGGGAGCAGAGAGTGCTGCTGCTCCCGGGGCCGTGCACGCGCTGGCAAAGCTTCAGGGACggtttcctctctcctgcacAGGCACAACGGCAACATCTTGCTGGATGCGGATGGACACATCATCCACATCGATTTTGGATTCATCCTCTCCAGCTCCCCCAGGAATCTTGGCTTTGAGACGTCAGCCTTCAAACTCACCACGGAATTTGTGGATGTGAGTGAGCGGGAGACGTGACAGCGAGGGGCGAGGGGTGAGCTGACACCCGTGGCCGTTCTTGGCTGACTCTGCAGcctcagctgagctgctcttGGGCCCCAGCTGACGAGCTGAAAGCTGGAGGTGCGCTGTTTGCAGTGTGGGTTCACTCAGATCAGTGACATTCCCTAAAAGATCCCGTCGTGCCCCCTTCGTTGACAGTCCCTCTGCTGAGGGCACACCCCTGTCCAACAGTTTCTCCGTCCATTTCCCTCTGCCTACACATCCTCTCCCTTCCAGGTGATGGGCGGGCTGGACGGGGACATGTTCAACTACTACAAGATGCTGATGCTGCAGGGTCTCATCGCTGCCCGGAAGCACATGGATAAAGTTGTGCAGATCGTGGAGATCATGCAACAAGGTGAGGGGAGCCCCAGAGGCGCCAGGTGTGGGTCCAGGCTGCGCACAGCATCACCCAAAATTGGCGCATGGAGGGTTTGGAGAGCACCCGGAGAAGTCTCGTAGCAGGAGAGGCTCTGGGCAGCCCGGCTGGGGGCTGCATGGGGCACTCCTGGCCCAGGGAAGGAGGTTGGGGGACACTGGATCCTGTGAGGCCAAGGGGTGCCCCATGTCCGCCCGGCTGTGTCAGAGGGGTGAGCGCTGCATGGACCAGAGCAGGTTGGTCTGAGCAGGGCGAGTGTCTCCAGAGGAGAGGGAACAGACTCTGGCCCTCTCCTACCTCTTGGATCTCACAGATCTGGTACCCCGGCTGCACGGTGGAGCAGGAAGGGAGCAGAAATGTGCCAGTGGCGATGGCCGAGCACTATTGTGCCCCAGGGAAGCCTAAACCACAGCCAAGGGAAGGGGGTTGCCATTCCCTCAGGGTGGGAACAGGCTGTAAATGTGGCGGTGTCCTCTGCGGCAGCGCCGGGGGAGTCCCTGCGCCGCAAACCAGCCTGAGTGCCAGCGACAAGGAAAGGGCCCCGCCAGACGGAGCCCACTGAGCCATTGGGGCTGTGCTCGCCCcgctctccccccgccccggcccgtGCCAAACCCTGTTCTTCCCTCCCCGCAGGGTCGCAGCTCCCCTGTTTCCACGGCTCGTCCACCATCCGCAACCTGAAGGAGCGGTTCCACATGAACATGACggaggagcagctgcagctgctcatCGAGCAGATGGTGGACGGCAGCATGCGCTCCATCACCACCAAGCTCTACGATGgcttccagtacctcaccaaTGGCATCATGTGACGGCTGCGGGCCTCCCGCTCCCAACCGGCGCCGTGCTGGGCCCAGGCCTGAGCTTTGTCCCTGGGGAAGAGGTCTCAGTCCTCGAGGGTAAAAAAGAGGCCGAGTCTCAGCATCTTCCcagggctgcttttttttggcCAGGACTCctcaacaaaatgaaacaaggaaaaaaacaagcaaagcaggaaaaaaaaacaaaaaaacaacacaacaaaaaaacaaaccaacaacaaaacacgCCCcccagtgaaggaaaaaaaaaaaatcaaagcaaaaatggaTCATGCGGTAACTGTGGCTGTCATGTGAGCGTGGGGGTCTGGTGGCGGCCGGGTGAAAGCCAGCAATGGGccttggggggtggggtggggtgtaGCCTCCCCACCCCACTGCCGCCTGTCCCTCCCATCAGTATTACGCCTGCTGGGATCCTGTGACCTCTCCCACAATCTCATGAAATGTTTAGGACCTGGATGGGGGGGAGATGGGcctggccccccccccgcccttcaGCATCTGCTGTGACTTGAGCCTTTGGCTGGTGCCGTGGGAAGATGGTGGAGGTGAACCCCCCCTACCCCTCCCCTGCATGTCCCCCCCCCGCGCAGCCTcagccttccccagctcccaccctcGGCCcgttctttgtttctttccctgagAGCTGACCGTCCCCTTTCCCACCTGGCGTAGGTCACCCCGTCCCGCGGCACCCACTGCACCCACGGCACGGTTGGATCTCCTCGGGGTTGGTGCGCACCCAGGGGTGAGGGGTGGGGTGTCGGTGCATCCTCCTGCTCCTTTTGAGCACCTTTCTTTTTGGGTTGATGGtttcggggcgggggggtttgtttggtggttgttttttttttgttggattttttttttttttttgggtggtggttttgtgttttttttttcttgacgCTGTTCCAGGAATTTGGGACTGTgaagcctcccccccccccactcccttTGCAATAATTCCTGGCTGCTTTTCCGTGCCTGGAATGTCGGGCAGGGGCCAGCAGCTTGGGGGGGGAGCAGTTCCTCTCCAGTGGAGCCCTGGGCTGGGTTTGGCCGGCAGCAGCtccggggctggggcaggaaggAGCCGGGTGCCTTCCTGGGGTGCCCcaagcccagccccagccccccccccacttcctGGGGTAGAGGTGGCtgtggggggacatgggggggggggt
This genomic window contains:
- the PI4KB gene encoding phosphatidylinositol 4-kinase beta isoform X2; this translates as MNHMNSAQPVFQIGLLHCVQLMGVLSLLRPAIWNRGVMLSLESFEARRPATAMGDSVVDPARRTGLDQAPGSAPQGNGGTSLSVITEGVGELAVIDPEVAKKACEEVLEKVKLMHGVSSDSLTKLADGSKAGRALRTVMDLANGDIGEGCEIKCLDDPPGTASKIQEEEDETAANTVKTARKRQKNNSAKQSWLLRLFESKLFDISMAISYLYNSKEPGVQAYIGNRLFCFRNEEVDFYLPQLLNMYIHMDEDVGDAIKPYIVHRCRQSINFSLQCALLLGAYSSDMHISTQRHSRGTKLRKLILSDELKPAHKKRELPSLSPAPDMGLSPSKRTHQRSKSDATVTISLSSNLKRTASNPKVESEEEPVRLAPEREFIKSLIAIGKRLATLPTKEQKTQRLISELSLLNHKLPARAWLPTAGFDHHVVRVPHTQAVVLNSKDKAPYLIYVEVLECDNFDTANVPARIPENRIRSTRSAENLPECGITHEQRTSSFTTVPNYDNDDEAWSVDDIVELQVELPEIHTNSCDNISQFSVDSITSQESREPVFIAAGDIRRRLSEQLAHTPTSFKRDPEDPSAVALKEPWQEKVRRIREGSPYGHLPSWRLLSVIVKCGDDLRQELLAFQVLKQLQSIWEQERVPLWIKPYKILVISADSGMIEPVVNAVSIHQIKKQSLLSLLDYFLQEHGNYNTESFLTAQRNFVQSCAGYCLVCYLLQVKDRHNGNILLDADGHIIHIDFGFILSSSPRNLGFETSAFKLTTEFVDVMGGLDGDMFNYYKMLMLQGLIAARKHMDKVVQIVEIMQQGSQLPCFHGSSTIRNLKERFHMNMTEEQLQLLIEQMVDGSMRSITTKLYDGFQYLTNGIM
- the PI4KB gene encoding phosphatidylinositol 4-kinase beta isoform X5, translated to MGDSVVDPARRTGLDQAPGSAPQGNGGTSLSVITEGVGELAVIDPEVAKKACEEVLEKVKLMHGVSSDSLTKLADGSKAGRALRTVMDLANGDIGEGCEIKCLDDPPGTASKIQEEEDETAANTVKTARKRQKNNSAKQSWLLRLFESKLFDISMAISYLYNSKEPGVQAYIGNRLFCFRNEEVDFYLPQLLNMYIHMDEDVGDAIKPYIVHRCRQSINFSLQCALLLGAYSSDMHISTQRHSRGTKLRKLILSDELKPAHKKRELPSLSPAPDMGLSPSKRTHQRSKSDATVTISLSSNLKRTASNPKVESEEEPVRLAPEREFIKSLIAIGKRLATLPTKEQKTQRLISELSLLNHKLPARAWLPTAGFDHHVVRVPHTQAVVLNSKDKAPYLIYVEVLECDNFDTANVPARIPENRIRSTRSAENLPECGITHEQRTSSFTTVPNYDNDDEAWSVDDIVELQVELPEIHTNSCDNISQFSVDSITSQESREPVFIAAGDIRRRLSEQLAHTPTSFKRDPEDPSAVALKEPWQEKVRRIREGSPYGHLPSWRLLSVIVKCGDDLRQELLAFQVLKQLQSIWEQERVPLWIKPYKILVISADSGMIEPVVNAVSIHQIKKQSLLSLLDYFLQEHGNYNTESFLTAQRNFVQSCAGYCLVCYLLQVKDRHNGNILLDADGHIIHIDFGFILSSSPRNLGFETSAFKLTTEFVDVMGGLDGDMFNYYKMLMLQGLIAARKHMDKVVQIVEIMQQGSQLPCFHGSSTIRNLKERFHMNMTEEQLQLLIEQMVDGSMRSITTKLYDGFQYLTNGIM